In the Ruminococcus sp. OA3 genome, one interval contains:
- a CDS encoding glycosyltransferase family 2 protein: MMDFCFVVPVYKVPYDLLQNCIDSIIGQTHKNIELILVDDGSPDDCGKLCDENALKDERIKVIHKKNGGLSDARNAGTKACQSKWITYVDGDDWVDKNFAESFLRRIESQKELADFYIYNGYRNYAQQQVACTPYYEDGKRFVSYAEREELQKECCLVPTRNNGDQLFIGSGWAKVFDIDFIRLNDLYFTIVPYGEDSIYFLYAVEQADIVEYVSRPVYHYRDTEGGMVNGFRKNADYEQDIYVKEIFQFAKKHQKKESFIDTLYLRVFIAMQRCVSQKFFNDKNPDGLFKRWKDNIDFFKKSPYKDIYRHIKSGDLNRNSKIKFWLLRFKLYGLMNFSRNIYNRKHGKKMCERK; the protein is encoded by the coding sequence ATGATGGATTTTTGCTTTGTTGTGCCGGTATATAAGGTACCATATGATTTGCTTCAAAATTGTATAGACAGTATTATCGGACAGACGCATAAAAATATTGAGCTTATTCTTGTTGATGATGGTTCACCTGATGATTGTGGGAAACTGTGCGATGAAAATGCTCTAAAGGATGAACGGATAAAAGTGATCCACAAAAAGAACGGTGGTTTATCTGATGCTAGAAATGCGGGAACGAAAGCATGCCAGTCTAAATGGATTACTTATGTAGATGGCGATGATTGGGTAGATAAAAACTTCGCAGAATCTTTTTTGAGAAGAATTGAAAGCCAAAAAGAACTAGCGGATTTTTATATTTATAATGGATATAGAAATTATGCGCAGCAGCAGGTTGCCTGTACTCCCTATTATGAGGATGGAAAAAGATTCGTTTCCTATGCAGAACGTGAGGAATTGCAGAAAGAGTGCTGTCTTGTTCCAACTCGTAACAATGGTGATCAGCTTTTTATTGGCTCCGGATGGGCAAAGGTATTTGATATAGATTTTATACGTTTAAATGATCTTTATTTTACTATTGTTCCATATGGTGAAGATAGTATTTATTTTTTATACGCAGTAGAACAAGCCGACATAGTTGAATATGTTTCACGGCCAGTATATCATTACCGCGATACAGAAGGAGGTATGGTTAACGGGTTTAGAAAAAATGCTGACTATGAACAGGATATATATGTTAAAGAGATATTTCAGTTTGCTAAAAAACATCAAAAAAAGGAATCATTTATAGATACTCTGTATTTAAGGGTATTTATAGCAATGCAAAGATGTGTAAGTCAGAAATTCTTTAATGACAAGAATCCGGATGGGCTATTTAAACGGTGGAAAGATAATATAGATTTCTTTAAAAAATCACCATATAAAGACATATACAGGCATATTAAGTCTGGCGACTTAAACAGAAATAGTAAGATTAAATTTTGGCTGTTGAGATTTAAGCTTTATGGTCTTATGAACTTTTCAAGAAATATATATAACAGGAAGCATGGGAAAAAAATGTGTGAGAGGAAGTAA
- a CDS encoding aminotransferase class I/II-fold pyridoxal phosphate-dependent enzyme: MKFAGFSEKVWLSSPTMHGPELKYVTEAYETNWMSTVGANINELERIACEKTGCKYSVALSSGTAALHMAVKLADVKPGDRVFCSDMTFDATVNPVVYEGGVPIFIDTEYDTWNMDPNALEKAFELYPDVRVVVFAHLYGTPGKVDEIRDICAKHNAVIIEDAAESLGATYKGVQTGTFGSYNAISFNGNKIITGSAGGMLLTDDQEAADKVRKWSTQAREQAPWYQHEELGYNYRMSNVIAGVVRGQFPYLDEHIAQKKVIYERYKEGFRDLPVMMNPFDDENSEPNYWLSCLLIIPEAMCKQVRGEQEVLYVSEPGKSCPTEILETLAKYNAEGRPVWKPMHMQPIYRSNGFVTRDGDGRAKTNAYIGGGSVGADGLPLDVGMDIFHRGLCLPSDNKMTAEQQDVVSEIVKRCFE; encoded by the coding sequence ATGAAATTTGCTGGATTTTCGGAAAAAGTTTGGCTTAGTTCACCCACTATGCACGGACCGGAGCTCAAATATGTTACGGAGGCATATGAGACGAACTGGATGTCTACGGTGGGCGCAAATATCAATGAACTGGAACGGATTGCCTGCGAAAAAACAGGATGTAAATACAGTGTTGCGTTATCTTCAGGAACTGCTGCTCTGCATATGGCTGTGAAGCTGGCGGACGTGAAGCCGGGGGATAGGGTGTTCTGCTCGGATATGACGTTTGACGCCACGGTCAATCCGGTGGTGTATGAGGGCGGAGTACCGATCTTTATCGATACTGAGTATGACACCTGGAACATGGATCCAAATGCTTTGGAGAAAGCATTTGAACTTTATCCGGACGTGCGAGTCGTGGTATTTGCACATCTGTACGGAACTCCCGGCAAGGTTGATGAGATCAGAGATATTTGTGCAAAACATAATGCAGTGATCATCGAAGACGCGGCGGAATCTCTGGGAGCCACATATAAAGGCGTGCAGACGGGGACATTTGGATCTTATAACGCGATCTCATTTAATGGAAATAAAATCATCACGGGATCGGCCGGCGGTATGCTGCTTACCGATGATCAGGAGGCGGCGGACAAGGTCAGGAAATGGTCCACTCAGGCGAGGGAACAGGCGCCGTGGTACCAGCATGAGGAGCTGGGTTATAACTACCGCATGAGCAATGTGATCGCGGGGGTGGTGAGGGGACAGTTTCCTTATCTGGATGAACACATCGCGCAGAAAAAGGTGATTTATGAGCGATATAAGGAAGGATTCAGAGATTTACCGGTGATGATGAATCCATTTGATGATGAAAATTCGGAGCCTAATTATTGGCTGTCCTGTCTGTTAATTATCCCGGAAGCGATGTGTAAGCAGGTGCGTGGAGAACAGGAGGTACTCTATGTGAGTGAACCCGGAAAGAGCTGCCCGACGGAGATTCTGGAAACTCTGGCGAAATATAACGCGGAGGGAAGGCCTGTATGGAAACCGATGCATATGCAGCCGATTTACAGAAGCAACGGATTTGTCACCCGTGATGGCGATGGAAGGGCTAAGACGAATGCTTATATTGGTGGCGGGAGCGTTGGGGCTGATGGATTGCCGCTGGATGTGGGGATGGATATTTTCCACAGGGGATTGTGTCTGCCGAGTGATAATAAGATGACGGCGGAGCAGCAGGATGTGGTGAGTGAGATTGTTAAGCGTTGTTTTGAGTAA
- a CDS encoding MBL fold metallo-hydrolase, with translation MNEFAGRISAAALGKTWLFSVGQAGYIVKSSSGQLLGIDMYLTDCVERVEGHMGYKRMLPKILFPSELEFDVIITTHSHRDHFDSDAIPLLMANRRTQLYAAADCKKDIRRLEMSDERIQYVVSGESYVNGDFSLHFINCDHGVDVPDAVGVVVTVDGKKILEVGDTCLRLDRKDEYLSEGPFDVMIAPINGAFGNLNERECAQLADILKPKFLVPCHYGMFASHGGDPGMFFNIMKEEYTLNKFLIMMQGECVEI, from the coding sequence ATGAATGAATTTGCAGGAAGGATATCTGCAGCAGCTTTGGGAAAAACATGGCTTTTTTCTGTAGGACAGGCAGGATATATTGTGAAAAGCAGCAGCGGGCAGCTTTTGGGAATTGATATGTACTTAACAGACTGTGTAGAAAGAGTAGAAGGCCATATGGGATACAAAAGAATGCTTCCTAAGATTTTATTCCCATCAGAATTGGAGTTTGATGTTATTATCACAACGCATTCACACAGAGATCATTTTGATTCTGATGCAATTCCACTATTAATGGCAAACAGAAGGACACAGTTATACGCAGCGGCAGATTGTAAAAAAGATATCCGAAGATTAGAAATGAGTGATGAAAGAATTCAGTACGTGGTATCGGGTGAAAGTTATGTGAATGGAGATTTTTCTTTGCATTTTATAAATTGCGATCACGGAGTCGATGTACCGGATGCAGTTGGTGTTGTTGTTACGGTTGATGGAAAAAAAATCCTGGAAGTGGGAGATACTTGTTTGCGGCTTGACAGAAAAGACGAGTATCTTAGTGAGGGGCCGTTTGATGTAATGATAGCTCCAATCAACGGTGCTTTTGGAAACTTAAATGAACGGGAATGTGCTCAGCTTGCGGATATTTTAAAGCCGAAGTTTTTGGTTCCATGCCATTATGGAATGTTTGCATCACACGGAGGGGATCCCGGAATGTTTTTTAACATTATGAAGGAAGAATATACACTAAACAAATTTCTGATTATGATGCAAGGAGAATGCGTTGAAATATAA
- a CDS encoding SDR family oxidoreductase → MELHRLKDKVIVISGGTKGVGKTMAEVCGREGAKVVIGGRDEKAAKEALRNVKIFGSEGIFVHTDLLKVEDCMKLFDKAYETYGKIDGFFNYAGVTPVSPLDSCSEETFDWIMDVNFKSCFFCCQQAIKYMRKTGGGSIVLTGSAHAWGGQKDRAAYACSKGVLRTLMEHIAHNYAVEQIRCNYLTLGWTPTEGEVELRKRLGESEAELRKRAAAILPLGRMCERNDYVEAIIYMLSDASAMMTGSTFRVTAGEYI, encoded by the coding sequence ATGGAATTGCATAGATTAAAAGACAAGGTTATTGTGATCTCAGGCGGAACAAAAGGTGTCGGAAAAACAATGGCGGAGGTTTGTGGAAGGGAAGGCGCAAAGGTTGTTATAGGCGGAAGAGACGAAAAAGCAGCAAAAGAAGCATTAAGAAATGTAAAAATTTTCGGTTCGGAAGGGATTTTTGTACATACAGATTTATTGAAGGTTGAAGATTGCATGAAGCTATTTGATAAAGCATATGAAACATATGGGAAAATTGATGGTTTTTTTAACTATGCAGGGGTAACTCCAGTTAGTCCTTTGGATTCCTGCAGTGAGGAAACATTTGACTGGATTATGGATGTGAATTTTAAATCATGTTTCTTCTGTTGTCAGCAGGCAATCAAATATATGAGAAAGACTGGCGGTGGTAGCATCGTTCTTACCGGTTCCGCGCATGCATGGGGAGGACAAAAAGACAGAGCGGCATATGCGTGCTCGAAGGGTGTGTTACGTACACTAATGGAGCACATTGCTCATAATTATGCGGTAGAGCAGATAAGGTGTAATTACCTGACGTTGGGATGGACGCCTACAGAAGGGGAGGTGGAGCTACGAAAAAGACTGGGTGAAAGTGAAGCAGAACTGCGAAAAAGAGCAGCTGCTATCCTCCCATTGGGACGTATGTGTGAAAGAAATGATTATGTAGAAGCCATTATTTATATGTTAAGTGATGCGAGTGCAATGATGACCGGAAGTACATTTAGGGTAACAGCGGGAGAGTATATCTAA
- a CDS encoding glycosyltransferase family 2 protein: MHKEESLISVIVPIYKIDRYIGRCIESLIDQTYENLEIILVDDGSSDRCPEICDLYAKKDSRIKVVHKENGGLVSARKAGLEASTGEYIGYVDGDDWVGPGFYEMLYTEMIASEADLTAAGHSRDLFEKSEHFYNCIPAGVYEGSRLDDVRKTMISYSDFYRPGIMTYVWNKLFKRNILCDVQMKVDDRISIGEDAAVTYPALMKCERLCITDNVAYHYRQREDSMLKQNAGFETEARKLKHLYAFMSSFAAQYDKVYRLQEQINDYVLGICIMRSGGGLPVDRCIDAFSTYDNTYYGKNVVVYSAGTFGQQLVNRFKESKHCNVIGWIDDDYREYRRCCMDVDSVESITQRSFDYVLIATVDNIVGEKIAKRLLDYGISRKRILTVECPENEREELIKQYLKD, translated from the coding sequence ATGCACAAAGAAGAATCCTTGATTAGTGTAATTGTTCCAATATACAAAATTGATAGATATATTGGCAGATGTATAGAGAGCTTGATTGATCAAACATATGAAAATCTCGAAATTATTTTGGTGGATGACGGTTCGTCCGACAGGTGTCCGGAAATATGCGATTTGTATGCTAAAAAAGATTCGCGTATAAAGGTTGTTCACAAAGAGAACGGTGGTTTAGTATCTGCCAGAAAAGCTGGTTTGGAAGCATCAACTGGAGAATATATAGGTTATGTGGATGGAGATGACTGGGTAGGTCCCGGTTTTTATGAGATGCTATATACGGAAATGATAGCATCAGAAGCGGATCTGACAGCTGCGGGGCATAGTAGGGATTTATTTGAAAAAAGCGAACATTTTTATAATTGTATTCCTGCTGGAGTCTATGAAGGCAGCCGATTAGATGATGTAAGAAAGACAATGATTTCATATAGTGATTTTTATAGACCGGGTATTATGACATATGTGTGGAACAAGCTATTCAAACGAAACATTTTATGTGATGTACAGATGAAAGTAGACGACAGAATATCAATAGGTGAAGACGCGGCAGTGACATATCCGGCTCTTATGAAATGTGAAAGACTCTGTATCACAGATAATGTAGCGTATCATTACCGTCAGAGAGAAGATTCCATGCTGAAACAAAATGCGGGATTTGAGACAGAGGCTCGGAAACTGAAACATTTATATGCATTTATGAGTTCTTTTGCAGCCCAGTATGATAAGGTTTATAGATTACAGGAACAGATTAATGATTATGTATTAGGAATCTGTATTATGAGGTCTGGCGGAGGTCTTCCTGTCGATCGATGCATTGATGCTTTCTCTACATATGACAATACTTACTATGGTAAAAATGTTGTTGTTTACAGTGCAGGTACATTTGGACAGCAGCTTGTAAATCGTTTTAAGGAGAGTAAACACTGTAATGTCATCGGTTGGATAGATGATGATTATCGGGAATACCGGCGTTGCTGTATGGATGTGGATTCGGTAGAGAGTATCACGCAGAGGTCGTTTGATTATGTTTTGATTGCAACGGTAGATAACATTGTTGGAGAAAAAATAGCAAAACGATTGCTTGATTATGGTATTTCCAGAAAAAGGATTCTCACTGTGGAATGTCCTGAAAATGAGAGAGAAGAGCTGATAAAACAGTATTTAAAGGATTGA
- a CDS encoding adenylyltransferase/cytidyltransferase family protein has protein sequence MKKVITVGVFDYFHLGHLRVFENAKKLGDYLIVAVQDGDCILKTKPDANVLYTTEQRVHMVSALKVVDEVIIYEDVDKTLPDVDFDVFAIGEDQNHIGFQRAVKWCQKNRKGVIRLPRTPGICSSQIKKQLQSLK, from the coding sequence ATGAAAAAGGTTATTACCGTAGGAGTGTTTGATTATTTTCACCTTGGCCATCTAAGAGTATTTGAGAATGCTAAAAAATTAGGTGATTATCTGATTGTTGCTGTTCAAGATGGCGATTGTATTTTGAAGACAAAACCTGATGCCAATGTTTTGTATACTACTGAGCAGAGAGTGCATATGGTAAGCGCTTTAAAAGTTGTAGATGAAGTAATAATTTATGAAGATGTTGATAAAACATTGCCAGATGTTGACTTTGATGTTTTTGCAATTGGCGAGGATCAAAATCATATAGGATTCCAGCGAGCAGTAAAGTGGTGTCAAAAAAATAGAAAGGGAGTTATTCGTCTGCCCAGGACACCAGGAATTTGCTCTTCACAAATTAAGAAACAGTTACAAAGTTTAAAATAA
- a CDS encoding sugar transferase translates to MNKKSAAIAAVIGSGVGSVAYLIRKNAKNKQKKEQEISHKKSFYEKHIKRSQDFCCALLAVLILSPVMAVTAMLVRIKLGSPVIFRQKRPGLHGEIFTLYKFRTMTDERDESGELQSDEVRLTSFGKWLRSTSLDELPELINILKGDMAVVGPRPLLIKYLPYYNSLQARRHEVKPGFTGYAQVHGRNAVTWEEKFDMDVHYVDNISFLGDWKIIFQTVKTVLKREGISSATSATMEDFADYVKIKHMRNNVEV, encoded by the coding sequence ATGAATAAGAAAAGCGCAGCAATCGCTGCTGTTATTGGATCGGGTGTCGGAAGCGTTGCTTATCTCATTAGAAAGAACGCAAAAAACAAACAGAAGAAAGAGCAGGAGATCTCACATAAAAAGAGCTTTTATGAAAAACACATAAAACGGTCGCAGGATTTTTGCTGCGCGTTACTTGCTGTACTTATTCTGTCACCGGTAATGGCAGTTACCGCAATGCTGGTCCGCATTAAATTAGGGTCACCGGTGATCTTCAGACAAAAGCGTCCGGGGCTGCATGGAGAAATTTTTACCTTATATAAGTTCCGTACCATGACGGATGAGAGAGATGAAAGCGGCGAACTGCAATCGGACGAAGTCAGACTCACTTCTTTTGGAAAATGGCTCCGTTCCACATCTCTTGATGAGCTGCCGGAATTGATCAATATCCTCAAAGGCGACATGGCGGTTGTTGGTCCAAGGCCACTCTTGATAAAATATCTTCCTTATTATAATTCATTACAGGCAAGAAGGCATGAAGTAAAACCTGGATTTACTGGATATGCACAGGTGCATGGTAGAAATGCGGTTACATGGGAAGAAAAATTTGATATGGATGTACATTATGTTGACAATATTTCTTTTTTAGGAGATTGGAAAATTATCTTTCAGACAGTGAAAACTGTGTTGAAGCGCGAAGGAATTTCATCGGCTACTTCAGCTACCATGGAAGATTTTGCAGATTATGTAAAGATAAAGCACATGAGGAATAATGTGGAGGTGTAA
- a CDS encoding LicD family protein gives MSAVANINIPHPYSEMGDYEEKFRLKETHDEMLELLLIFDTFCRKNKIYYSLADGTLLGAFRHGDFIPWDDDADVMVTRGEYDKIRKAIQQDSSVRLLKIHFLDRITAPGFDIKKVYIDLFINEDMPKSSIVFMWKKFKTQFLRIYFNNSNVRNVRHDKFNRFYRILRQIAESVLRVIAILVIGKRDVFELNDKTVAIKSHQSSGLYTRYTSRMYETSRRFNIESYNSGYVDVLFRGERLMAIKNAHTFLKEMYGDYNKLLPEGKRKPEHPVNMMDSPDSCIKWYN, from the coding sequence ATGTCTGCGGTGGCTAATATAAATATTCCACACCCTTATAGTGAGATGGGGGATTATGAGGAAAAATTTAGGTTAAAAGAAACGCATGATGAAATGCTAGAATTATTGCTTATCTTTGATACATTTTGCAGAAAAAATAAAATTTATTATTCTCTTGCTGATGGGACTCTGTTAGGAGCTTTCAGACATGGGGATTTTATTCCTTGGGATGACGATGCAGATGTAATGGTAACTCGAGGGGAATATGATAAAATTCGTAAAGCGATACAACAAGATTCCTCAGTGCGCTTATTAAAGATTCATTTTTTAGATCGGATTACCGCACCAGGATTTGATATTAAAAAGGTGTACATTGATTTGTTCATCAATGAAGATATGCCTAAAAGTTCTATTGTATTTATGTGGAAAAAGTTTAAGACGCAATTTCTACGTATATACTTTAATAATAGTAATGTTAGAAATGTCAGGCATGATAAGTTCAACAGATTCTATAGAATATTACGACAAATTGCGGAATCGGTGTTAAGAGTGATTGCAATACTTGTGATTGGAAAGCGAGATGTTTTTGAATTAAATGATAAGACTGTAGCCATTAAGAGTCATCAATCATCAGGACTGTATACTAGATATACATCTAGGATGTATGAAACAAGTAGAAGATTTAATATTGAAAGTTATAACTCCGGATATGTAGATGTACTTTTTCGTGGTGAAAGGTTAATGGCAATTAAGAATGCCCATACATTTCTAAAAGAAATGTATGGAGACTACAATAAGTTATTGCCAGAGGGAAAAAGAAAGCCGGAGCATCCTGTTAATATGATGGATTCTCCAGATAGTTGTATAAAGTGGTACAACTAG
- a CDS encoding O-antigen ligase family protein, translated as MNHSWLTIKRRTANETLFLVSIYLMIIMTVFNGNIYLAGLSFVWFPSFLLLGASFFMKKHFQGKLNLLVVFLGISAALSTYLSKIELNQSTFINLEFCILSYVIISNVVLSDDTFNMILKFYVNFGFLLCVVLIFNYIFSVGIQVFNASNIRVTIQYFGIAKDVNYLSAFILPTFAYHLYVGLFARRRSLLMKAAIIFVAMFIAGSRACFMAMMLTMSIIFIKMVFDSEHKMNKPLIIAALIIGGIVLYVIVSKSAIFARTMDFDNYTSNSRVTIWTYAMNGFFAKPVIGSGIESGSYYSLLDTQWKTHNCFIDILVGQGLIGAFIVLWIFWEHRKVNRGNGVFMAGFMICFFVPLFFVNGYECATFWMPMIICRYVYKKCRETNDILTLLYKQDNRGRRMYYEDRHSNNSSC; from the coding sequence ATGAATCATTCATGGTTAACAATTAAAAGAAGAACGGCCAATGAAACATTGTTTCTGGTAAGTATTTATTTGATGATTATCATGACGGTATTCAATGGAAATATATATTTAGCCGGACTTTCCTTTGTTTGGTTTCCAAGTTTCCTTTTGCTTGGTGCAAGTTTTTTTATGAAAAAGCACTTTCAAGGGAAGTTAAATTTATTAGTGGTTTTTCTTGGGATTTCAGCGGCGTTATCCACATATCTTTCTAAAATTGAATTAAATCAATCAACATTTATAAATTTAGAGTTTTGTATACTTTCCTACGTGATTATCTCAAATGTTGTTTTGTCGGATGACACGTTTAATATGATTCTGAAGTTTTATGTGAATTTCGGTTTTTTATTATGTGTGGTGCTTATATTTAATTACATATTTTCTGTTGGAATACAGGTGTTTAATGCCAGTAATATAAGAGTTACTATTCAGTATTTTGGAATTGCAAAAGATGTAAATTATTTATCTGCATTTATACTCCCGACATTCGCTTATCATTTGTATGTAGGACTATTTGCAAGACGCAGAAGTTTATTAATGAAGGCAGCAATTATCTTTGTTGCTATGTTCATTGCTGGTTCACGGGCATGCTTCATGGCAATGATGCTTACCATGAGTATTATATTTATTAAAATGGTTTTTGATTCTGAGCATAAAATGAACAAACCATTAATTATAGCTGCTCTGATTATTGGTGGGATAGTTCTTTATGTAATAGTGTCAAAAAGTGCCATTTTTGCAAGAACTATGGATTTTGATAATTATACAAGTAACTCCAGGGTTACGATATGGACGTATGCAATGAATGGATTTTTTGCAAAACCGGTCATTGGAAGCGGGATTGAATCGGGGTCTTATTATTCTCTGTTGGATACTCAATGGAAAACACATAATTGTTTTATTGATATTTTAGTTGGACAGGGATTGATCGGAGCTTTTATTGTTCTGTGGATTTTTTGGGAACACAGAAAAGTGAATAGGGGGAATGGTGTGTTTATGGCCGGATTTATGATTTGCTTTTTTGTGCCACTATTTTTTGTTAATGGTTATGAGTGCGCCACATTTTGGATGCCGATGATAATATGTAGATATGTTTATAAAAAATGCAGAGAGACAAATGACATACTAACGTTGTTATATAAGCAAGATAACCGTGGGAGGAGAATGTATTATGAAGATAGGCATAGCAACAATTCATCATGCTAA
- a CDS encoding polysaccharide pyruvyl transferase family protein, protein MKIGIATIHHAKFSYGACLQAVAMVKLCQNFSDRVEIINYENIYEQTELKTKNVSFIKKIKQCANFYARMYLYDMRKNPYRDSSKLDSLYGCVTKKYHSVFELKDLQYDVLVCGSDQIWNPEIMGEIDPFFLLDFGKAKRRISYAASMGSYEINDREKILLSSYLKNFTAISVREEHAKRQLQSLTDKKIQVVSDPTLLLNRGDWEACFPDELSYKKKDSQKYILCFFVWSGISLYMEEVKKYAKELNLPIWNIQSHSKRTNGVDQVIQAPTVGEFLSLLDNAELIITNSFHGVAFSLNLNKKFIPILNMKNPERVKNLLDNLGLEQLINVEPKEVMNMIDYDQVNFRMQQLRDKSFQWLKNAIIG, encoded by the coding sequence ATGAAGATAGGCATAGCAACAATTCATCATGCTAAATTCAGTTATGGGGCATGCCTTCAGGCAGTGGCGATGGTTAAGCTGTGTCAAAACTTCAGTGACAGAGTAGAAATAATAAATTATGAAAACATTTATGAGCAAACAGAACTGAAAACCAAAAATGTTTCCTTTATAAAAAAGATAAAGCAGTGCGCTAATTTCTATGCCAGAATGTATTTATATGATATGAGAAAAAATCCGTATCGAGATTCATCAAAATTAGATTCTTTATACGGATGCGTTACAAAAAAGTATCATTCTGTTTTTGAATTGAAGGACTTACAGTATGATGTTTTGGTATGCGGAAGCGATCAAATTTGGAATCCGGAAATTATGGGAGAAATAGATCCATTTTTCTTGCTGGATTTCGGTAAGGCGAAAAGAAGGATATCCTACGCAGCAAGTATGGGAAGCTATGAAATAAACGATAGAGAGAAGATTCTTTTATCTAGTTATTTAAAAAATTTTACTGCAATTAGTGTTAGAGAGGAACATGCTAAAAGACAATTGCAAAGTCTAACGGACAAAAAGATCCAAGTTGTCAGTGACCCGACACTGTTATTAAATCGGGGTGATTGGGAAGCGTGTTTTCCTGATGAGCTCAGTTATAAGAAAAAGGACAGTCAGAAATACATTTTATGTTTTTTTGTTTGGAGTGGTATTTCATTATATATGGAGGAGGTTAAAAAATATGCTAAAGAACTTAATTTGCCTATTTGGAATATTCAGTCTCATTCTAAGAGGACAAATGGTGTCGATCAAGTAATTCAAGCACCTACAGTTGGAGAATTCCTTAGCCTTTTGGATAATGCAGAACTTATTATTACAAACTCATTTCATGGAGTTGCCTTTTCTTTAAATTTAAATAAAAAATTTATCCCGATTCTTAATATGAAAAATCCAGAGAGAGTAAAGAATCTCCTAGATAATTTGGGGTTGGAACAACTTATAAATGTGGAGCCGAAAGAGGTAATGAATATGATAGATTACGATCAAGTTAATTTCAGAATGCAGCAGCTTAGAGATAAATCGTTTCAGTGGCTAAAAAATGCAATTATAGGATAA
- a CDS encoding acyltransferase, with the protein MNISRMVRSIRFFMFFDQMKRANYARKKKIFHHVGKNVRLPAMLVPLHAELISFHNNIEVASGVKFVVHDAIHGVLNFKYHGIKESKEYTEQFGCIEIMDNVFIGTGTIILGNVKIGSNVVIGANSLVTKDIPGGTVFAGSPAKIIGTFDDLVAKRKRVRKYTSCEKAWEEFQKKYTD; encoded by the coding sequence ATGAACATAAGCAGAATGGTCAGATCAATACGTTTTTTTATGTTTTTTGATCAAATGAAAAGAGCTAATTATGCCAGAAAAAAGAAAATATTTCATCATGTGGGAAAAAATGTACGTTTGCCTGCAATGCTTGTACCGTTACATGCAGAATTGATTTCGTTTCATAATAATATTGAAGTTGCATCGGGTGTTAAATTCGTAGTGCATGATGCCATTCACGGGGTATTGAATTTTAAATATCATGGAATTAAGGAGAGTAAAGAGTACACGGAACAGTTTGGTTGTATTGAGATTATGGACAATGTGTTTATTGGCACAGGAACAATTATACTTGGAAATGTCAAAATAGGTTCAAATGTTGTGATAGGGGCTAATAGTCTGGTTACCAAGGACATTCCGGGAGGAACTGTTTTTGCAGGAAGTCCGGCAAAAATAATAGGAACTTTTGATGATTTAGTTGCAAAACGGAAAAGGGTCAGAAAATACACATCTTGTGAAAAGGCATGGGAAGAATTTCAGAAAAAGTATACGGACTAA